atgtgctagATATAGTAGGTTCTGACCCTAGAGCTCCCACACTCTCTGGGGTCTGGGTAGGACAGAGGTAGCTCCAGACTTGGCTCAAGGAGAAAGCAGGTAGTCCTCCAAGGCACCGGACTAGAAAGAATGGGGTGGAGGCCACAGAGATAGAACTAACCACTTTCCAGGGATGGGAAGGGGGTCTTTGGAGGAAAGTCCTCTATGGCAGCTCTCTCTCTAGATCCAGGGAGCACCCCAGTCACGGTTCAGAGATGTTTATTTTCCAGAGCTCAACACACCTAGTCACTGACTACTGGAAATGGTTGAGAACACCTCTGACATGTTTGACATGACAAGAATGAGGTGGAACGGTTAACCTCCAAACTCCAACACAGTCATCATTAAAGCCACTCGATGTCAGGGGAACAGCAAATGGATTGGGGGAATAAAATCCAGCTCAAAGAATCTTATAAAAGCAGTTGAGGAGGTGCTCACTTGGTaaaggggacctgagttcaggtctccaacacccatgtaaaaagccctgtgtggtggcacacacctataatctcagtgctggggagctggggagaggagaagTCCGGGAGCTGACCTGCAACCTGGCCTCACTGAACcagtgagaagccctgtctcagaactTAGGTTGGAAAAGCAACAGAGGAAGGCACCCAACATCagcttctggtctccacataccTGTGCACACTTAGGGACAAAAGCtaatataacacacatacatacaaggcGAGGTATGGAAAATTCCTACCAGTTATTAATAAGAAGTTAAGTAAATCTGGGGTAAGTGGTCAAAAAGTTTAGGGTAATTCCTATGAGAACTTCTGTAAGGGACTGAGggcatgccgggcgtggtggcgcacacctttaatcctagcacttgggaggcagaggcaggcggatttctgagttcaaggccagcctggtctacaaagtgagttccaggacagccagggctacacagagaaaccctgtctcaagaaaccaaaaaaaaaaaaaaaaaaaaaaaaagggactgaGGGCAAAGACACTGTTTCTCGCTGTCATTTCAGGACTAGACACGCAGCCAACACACAGTAAATCTTAATTACCAAAAAATAATGTGTGGAAACTTTCAGTGTcggagagagggaagaagtggGTGGGTCTTGATGAATGCAGATGGTTAGAATGTGAACTGGTAACAGCCTTCTGGTAGCCCAGAATACACAGCACAAATGGACATTATTCAGGCTTATTGAACAAATGAGCCGAGGTGTTTTCTCATCCAGAGCAAGCAGTGGGGTAGGTCCACAGATTTAGGATCCTGGACAGCTGTGGGTTCGAAATGCATGTCGTAGTGGTGCAGTGCTCTGTGCGGTTTGAGTTCATGGAGAAGCCGACTCTGGAAGCAGGGTAATAAGGGTTGCTCTCCTCCCCCCATTTCAGAGACTCCAACTTGGTGTTTGGCTTGCACGTCTGTGTGAGGTCATCAgctcctctggacctggagttgcagacggttgtgagctgtgtccaggacctctggaagagtagccagttctcttaaccactgagccatctctctagacccatcAAAGTACCTTCTAAGGCCCCATGCCAGTCTGTGAATGGGCTGCCCCTCTAACTCTGTGACAGAGAGGTGAGAGTGGCTAGCAGTACAGACCAGACATTACTGCTGTTTATCCCATGATAGGAAAGGGCCTGAATCAGGAGGCGCGGAAGCTCGGAAAGTTTACTCAGAAATTTTAAttgctgcctcagcttccccagtcaGTTTCGGCTGGATGTTGTGGCTGTCTGTTTGATGATGTCATCTCTATCTGTTGCTATTTGCCCTTTTATTTGGAATCCTCACCGGAGGGAATTCTCTTCATTAGAAACTCCAACTGACTGCCTTAAAAGGGCTTCCCTAGTCGATTCCTATTGGACATTTTGAGGCCAGGTTGGTTCTGTTTTGCTtctaaccatccatccatccatccatccatccatccatccatctgccatttattcttttaaatttacctTACTGCATGTTTAATAAAACCGAAATGGTAGATTATTCCCCAGACTGTGCAGAACGTGGCGATCAACAGTCATTCATCAACCCGGTAACTTGTATAGTTTTAAAAGTGGGAGTCTGAATAGGTTTATGTAACCAAAAGGTGCAAGGCAGACCTCACTTCGAGTGAACTGGGGCGCATCCAAGGAGTGTAGAATTTCTACTGCAGGTGGGGGAAAAGGGCCAAGCTTCTTAGAGGGAAAGGCAGTGTTAGTTCTAAAATGCTGCcttttgtctcaagaaaaagtCAAGCTTGCCCCCTAgtggcaggaggaaggaagaggagaagaaaaatagagtGTATGGACAGAGAGCGACCTAGGAAGAGAGTACCAGGAAGGGGGCACCACCCATGCAGGCTAGGGACCACCCCTGGCCACTCATGCGGACAACGGGCACACCAAGGCCGTCATGGTCCATGCTTTTTTTTGCATAGGTTTTGATTCTGTAGAGAACTCTTGCCTCCCTCCGTCTCTTGATTCTCAGTTATTAGCTTTCCTGACCTCACCCAAGCCAGGCTCCTTGTTACACTTACAGCAGCAGACCTTAGTATTAACGACACTATCCCTTATGGCTTACTCTGCCATCCAATTCAGGCTGTGGGAACAGCATGAGACCTGTCTGGCTCACCACTGAACCTAATGTCTAGAACAGGCCTGACACCTGAACTGATCTTACAGCACATTGGAGCTATGGCCTGCACTGGAGGTTATCAGGCCAGACACCAGCTAGTTCCAGGGCAAGCAGAGGGACTTTATTAGAAAGGCCAGGAGGACATATATTTACACAGGCCACGAGGGAACATTAAGTGAAGCAGAGGCAAGACAGGATTTCCCAGCTCAGACAAGTTCCACCTTAGCATTGGGGTATACAGCCACCACATCATATCCCTCTGGCGGCTTGACTCGAGCCTTGGCGTGATTCTCGCAGTACAGCCGTTCATCTAGGAAGAAGTATCCACGCTGTTTGAGATTCAGGCCGCAGTCGCTGCACATGAAGCACTCGGGATGGTAGAGCTTGTCCCTCGCCTTGACAATGGTTCCCCTGTTGTGGAGGACAGAGGGACAGGTGACTGACAGATTCTAGGACAAGCCTCTACCCATGGCCTTGGAAAACAGAAGTGGCGTCGTGGGGGTGCAGGTGGGTAAATTGGGTACTCACACGATCCCGTGGCCGCAGCGCGTGCACTCTGGTAGCCCCTGAAGGCCACTCAGTGGAGCACCCAGCTTGCTGGCTGCTGGTTTGAGGTTCCGGGGACCACCGGACCCAGGCCGATCCCCTGAAATCCAGAGGGCAGGTGGTATGGATGGGGTAGGTGAGATAAGAACCCTACTTCAGCAGGATGTTGCTTCTGGAACACGATGACCAGAAGCTTAGAGGAGAAGTTCTTGGTTTGTATGAGGTAAGGGAAAGTCACAGGGGTGGTAGAGTGGGAATCGGGAGGGTGAGAGCACAGTCACAGTAAGGCACAGAAGGGATTTGAAGAGGGGGTTGGATGGCTAGAAGGTGTGGATTGGGTGGGGTTGGAAGGTGAAGGGTAAGCTGGGCActgtagggggaggggaggcaggggagataAGGTGTTGGGAGCCTTACCGCCCTCGCCAGCCTCTAGCATGCCCTGCAGGTAGCGGAAGGATCCTGACTGTTTCGGCTCCGAGGCTGTGGGCTCTGCTGGCTCCCTTAACATCCTGTATACCTCTGAACCCAGGTCTATCCTGCAGTCCCGGTTCCGAGGGAGAACCCTGGCTGTGTCGGCACTGGGAAGGGGAGAGATGGAAAGCCAGCATGGTAATTCCAGCCTTGGGCCTGGCAGCCTTCTAAGTCAAACTATAACTATGTGAGTTGAGGCTCTTAGATCAAACGACAGGGGCCAGGAAGGAACTGCAGAGATTTGAAGGATTATGATTGATCTGGGTGTGACTTCAAAGGCCCGGCCTCTGTCCTACCTGGGGGGTGGAGACACTTGCAGAGTGCTCATCTGGGCTGGCAGGGTGACCTCATTGCTGCTGCCATTGTGAGGGACTGGAAGGCGAGGTGGCTGACCATATGGAGATCCCAGGCCTGATCTGTTGTCCCCCAGACTAATCCCAGAGACCGAAGAGCGCCTGCTGGTGGCTGGACTGCAGTCCTGTAAGAGCAAGACCTGGAGGCACTAGGAGGCCCTCTGACCTTTGACCCCTCCTGTTGACTGTCCTCTTTCACACCGTTATGCTGTTAGGCCTCTGTGTTGGCTAGCTACCTCTGTTCTGACATTTCCAGGCTATTTGCCCAGCCAGCAAAAGGGTCCACGGTTGGAATACGAAAAGGAACTCGTATCCTACAGTCAAAAGAGGCCCTTAGTTCTTTCTTGAAGGTCCTTCCAAGGGAAGTCTGAGGTGCAGGGGTCTAGGAGGGTCAGCTCCTCTGGGCCTGCATTCTATTCCTAGTCCCCAGAAAAGCAGTGAAAGTAGCTTTCTTGGGGCAGAGCAAGCAAGGAGCAGAGACTGGGCCTCACCACCCCAAGAGCAGCCTAGTGTCCATGGCTGGAGGGAGAGTGGCCTGAGCTTGCCTCTCAGCTTATAAGGACAAGGTAGGGGCTCTGTGGCTCTGAACAGGGTCTGGGTGTGTATGTCCATGCAGAGTCCAAAACTATGCTGACCTCAGCCctcaggcacacaaacacacaccacaatgTGAACGGGGCACACATACTCTCACAAGTGCATTGAAAGACACATACATGGGtaaggacaacacacacacacacacacacacacacacacacacacacacacacacaccagccagtCTCCTTACATATTCCTATCCATGTATGCAAGGTCTCACATACACTGGGAGCCAGTGCTGGTCATCCTGAGGAAGTCCATGTGGCTAAACCTGGGATGGCATGAGAATTCCTCATTTAGGGGATAAGACTCAAGTTCAGGCCATGGGTGTGTCTCAGCCTGGgggatgatacacacacatatatattatatatacataaatatacatatgtgtttatacacacatatatcacatatacaaatgcatatatatgtcgCTCCACTCTGTGATGGGGAGACCCTTTCCTAGCAGGAAAGAGACCAGCTTGGGCTCAGGCAGCTTCTAGCACCGAACAGTCTAGCTTTCAAGGCTCTCTGCCTTaatcaccgcccccccccccattaaggTACCACTTTCCCCtacaaatccaaacaaaaagcaagaggcTTGCTGGCTAAGTGGGGCCCCATCAATGCTGCTGGGGTGGCAACAGCAGCAAGACCCCAGTCTCCCATCAGGCCCAGTGAAAGCCCCTAGTAACCTGAGCACCCTCACACATGTATCTGCAgggtagacaggcaggcagggctgGCCTCTAATGGGGACCAGATGGGTTGtggtgggtaggggtggggcagggagggggtggggctgggctcTGCATGAAACttcaatggaaagagaggaatGGGAGTCAGCAGAGACTGGGGGGACTGAGGTcctcactccccccaccccatcccagcaGGGTGTGGGAGCAGGGTCATTGGTGAGCTCTGGCCCCTCCTGTGACCACCCATGCAGCAGCTTCTCTAGGTCTGAACTCAGTGGTGACCTCAGTGTGTGTTTGAGTGGCAGTTCTGTCACGAACTGGTGACTCTTTCATCTCTCTGAACCTGTTTCTTCCCCTACCTGGGAGAATGCGATGGTCTCTCACCCTCAGGGCCCCTCAGTAGGCGATGAAGTAAGATCACACCACACCAAGTGCTTCACTGAGCACACCACACCAAGTGCTTCACTGGATGGCTGTTGGTGGGAATCCCTGCATGtcctccccctctttttcctctctttgggTGGCAG
Above is a genomic segment from Mus caroli chromosome 11, CAROLI_EIJ_v1.1, whole genome shotgun sequence containing:
- the Pdlim4 gene encoding PDZ and LIM domain protein 4 isoform X2, with the translated sequence MTHSVTLRGPSPWGFRLVGGRDFSAPLTISRVHAGSKAALAALCPGDLIQAINGESTELMTHLEAQNRIKGCHDHLTLSVSRSENKNWPSAPEDKAQAHRIHIDPESQDCSPATSRRSSVSGISLGDNRSGLGSPYGQPPRLPVPHNGSSNEVTLPAQMSTLQVSPPPSADTARVLPRNRDCRIDLGSEVYRMLREPAEPTASEPKQSGSFRYLQGMLEAGEGGDRPGSGGPRNLKPAASKLGAPLSGLQGLPECTRCGHGIVGTIVKARDKLYHPECFMCSDCGLNLKQRGYFFLDERLYCENHAKARVKPPEGYDVVAVYPNAKVELV
- the Pdlim4 gene encoding PDZ and LIM domain protein 4 isoform X1, with translation MTHSVTLRGPSPWGFRLVGGRDFSAPLTISRVHAGSKAALAALCPGDLIQAINGESTELMTHLEAQNRIKGCHDHLTLSVSRSENKNWPSAPEDKAQAHRIHIDPESQVLLLQDCSPATSRRSSVSGISLGDNRSGLGSPYGQPPRLPVPHNGSSNEVTLPAQMSTLQVSPPPSADTARVLPRNRDCRIDLGSEVYRMLREPAEPTASEPKQSGSFRYLQGMLEAGEGGDRPGSGGPRNLKPAASKLGAPLSGLQGLPECTRCGHGIVGTIVKARDKLYHPECFMCSDCGLNLKQRGYFFLDERLYCENHAKARVKPPEGYDVVAVYPNAKVELV
- the Pdlim4 gene encoding PDZ and LIM domain protein 4 isoform X3, yielding MTHSVTLRGPSPWGFRLVGGRDFSAPLTISRVHAGSKAALAALCPGDLIQAINGESTELMTHLEAQNRIKGCHDHLTLSVSRSENKNWPSAPEDKAQAHRIHIDPESQDCSPATSRRSSVSGISLGDNRSGLGSPYGQPPRLPVPHNGSSNEVTLPAQMSTLQVSPPPSADTARVLPRNRDCRIDLGSEVYRMLREPAEPTASEPKQSGSFRYLQGMLEAGEGGEPLSRRGTSSTIPSASCAATAA